GCCAGTTCCGCAACTGAGCGGGAAATCAACCCCGGATGGGCCAGGATATCTATGCCGCTCTCCACCGCCGCCTTATTGGTCCCCGGACAGACCGGCTCGGTGATCGTTTCACCATGAACAACAACAATCCTGGCCCCAAGATCCCGCGCTTGATCCACCAGACGGCTGATCAACGCCGGCGGCACATGGGTAATCTCCACCCCCGGAATCAGGGTTATCGACATCTCCGGCTGCAGATCGGCACAAACAGCAACAATCTTCGGCACCACCCAATCGAGATTGGAACTGTCCACATGGTCCGTAAAGGCCAGTGCCCGGTACCCGAGAACTTGGGCCCGCCGGGCCAGTTCAGCCGGCAGCAGGACACCGTCACTGAACAGGGTATGGGTATGCAGATCAATCATCCTTCTCTCCTTTGGCAGATCACCATATATATCCGGGCACCGAGATAGCCGCCGGCACCATCGGCCAGAATATCCATCGGGGAGCTGTCCCGACCCGGCACCAGAGACTGATGGAACTCGTCACTGATACCATAAACCAGCGCCAGCAAAAAGGCAAGCAGGAGCAGAAACGCCGGACTTCTGGCCGGCAGCAGCCGCCGCCAGAAACGATAGCCCAAAACGCCAAGAACCGCGTATTCCAGCAGGTGCAGCAGTTTATCGAAATGACTGAAGGAAACCCCAAGATCAAGATCCGATTGGGCAGAGAAATAATAGATCAGGGCACCATAGCCAACCAGGGGCAGCAGATAAAAGCAAACCAGGGAGCCAGCCCCATTCCTGAACGACATGTTAAAAAACCTCACCCCGCAGAGAATGACGCAGGGCAGCGGTAATCCGCACGGTCAACAGGGAGCCGGTATGATCCCGGGGGGCAAAAAAATTGACAATCTGGCTGCCACCGGTACGACCGACCCACTGCCGTTCCCCCCTCTTCGCCGGCCCCACAACCAGGATTTCCCGGGTGCTGCCGACCATGGCTTCGAGATTTTCAGCGGTGATCTCATCCTGGAGTTGCTGAAATTGCCGCAGCCGTTCTTTTTTCACCTCTTCAGGAACCTGTTCATTAAAGTTGGCCGCCCTGGTTCCCGGCCGCGGCGAATATTTGAACGAAAATACCGTGTCATACCTGACCAAGCGAGTCATTTCCAAGGTCTGCTGAAAATCGCTGTCAGTTTCGCCGGGAAAACCGATAATCATATCGGATGACAGGGAAATAGTGGTGCAAACCCGGCGGAGATGATCCACTTTTGCCAGATAGTCAGCCACTGTATACCCCCGACCCATGCGCTGCAAGATCCGGTCGGAACCGGCCTGCAGCGGTAGGTGCAGCTGCGGGCAGAGATGATCCAGACTGCCGTAGGCTTCAATCAGTTCCACCGACAGATCCTTGGGATGGGACGTGGTAAAACGGATCCGATCAATCCCGGCAATCCCGTTGACCCGGGCCAGCAGTTCAGCAAATGAACATTCCCCGGGACTTTGGAGGCCATAGGAATTGACATTCTGTCCCAGCAGAACCACTTCCCTGATCCCCTGGTCGGCCAACTGGTGCACTTCCTCAATAATTGCGGCACTGGAACGGCTGTACTCCCGACCTCTGACATGGGGGACGATACAGTAGCTGCAGAAATTATTGCAGCCCTGCATGATGGTTACAAACGCAGCGACCGTACCGGCAGCATAACGAGGAATAATATCCAGGGAGGAGATGGCTTCGCGAAAATCCGTATCGACAGCCGACAAATCCCCGTTTCTGACCCGCTGCACCATCAGCGGCAGCCTATCAATCGCATGGGTACCAAAAACGATATCGAGTTCAGGACATTTTTCCCGCAGCCGCGGGCCCCACTGCTGGGCAACGCAGCCGCCCACTGCCACCACCAGCTGGGGATTTTTTCGCTTCAAGGGCAGGTAACGGCCAAGAGCACTAAAGAGCTTCTGCTCCGGTTTTTCCCGCACACTGCAGGTATTGATGACAATCAGATCCGCCTGCCGGTAATCACCGGTGATCTCATAGCCCTGTTCAATAAAAAGGGAACCGATCTTCAGGGAATCGCTGACATTCATCTGGCAGCCATAGGTTTCAACAAAGAGGTTCATCGTGACCATTCCCACCGTTTCAGCGCTTCAATAACCCGGTAGTTGGTCAGGTCCAGATGGAGGGGGGTCAAAGAGACACAGCCCTGCTGAATCACCTGGAAGTCGGAGTTTTCAATATCCTGCCCCCCCAGGACATCACCGCCAATCCAGTAGTATTTCTGCCCCCGGGGGTCAACATTTTCCATCACCGCATCGGAATAGATCCGTTTCCCCTGCTTGGTCACCCGATAACCGGCCAGATCCTCCCAGCGCCGATCGGGCACATTGACATTGAACAGGGTATCGGCGGGCATGCCATGGTGGAAAATCCGTTCTGCCACCTCCAGCGCCACCCGGCCGGCCGTCTCAAAATGGTGTTCCCGCCCCACCACCAGGGAAACCGCAAGGGAGGGAATGCCCAGCAGGGTCCCCTCAAAGGCAGCGGCTACCGTTCCCGAATAGGTGATATCATCACCAAGGTTGCCGCCCTTGTTAATCCCTGAAACCACCAGGTCAGGCGGAGTATCCTTCATAATGGCATTGATCGCCAGGTTGATGCAATCCGTCGGCGTCCCATCGACCGCATACCAGCCGGCGGCAACCTGTTCAACCCGCAAAGGGTTGCGCAGGGTGAGGGAATGGCTGCAGGCACTCTGCTCCCGATCCGGAGCAACGACGGTCACCGTTCCCACATCAGCCAGTGTATCAGCCAATACCTTGATGCCGAAAGCGCTGATGCCGTCATCATTGGCAACGAGTATCCGCCTTTTCCGTCCTGTTTTTACCATCGACCTGCCAACGTTCTCTCTCTTTTCGCTAAAAAATAATACTTCAACCCGCAGGTGGTCCCATAAACACCCAAGCCTGCGCCACTCTTTTGCAGGCGGTTATACGCTTTTTATCCCCGTTCGTCAACGCCCTCAGCCATCCCTTTACAACCATTTTAGCTTTATGATATAGCATGGAATGCGCACCTGGGGATAGGCCATGATTGCAAAAAACCTTGTTGTTCCCCTCTTGCACCACCCATAGGCCGGAAGAATCATGCATCGTTGTCCACAACCCATTATTCTGTTTTTTTTCCTGCTGTCGCTGACCATTGTTGCTGCAGTGCCTCTCAAGGCCCAGGAAACCATCAGCATCGGGGTCGTACTGCCTTTGACCGGCTATCAGGAAGCCGCTGGCGCACGGGAAAGGCAGGCCTTCGAGTTTGCCGAGGAACAGGTTAACCTGGCGGGCGGCATCCAAGGACGACTCTTGCACCTGATTTTCATTGATTCAACCGGCAGCCCCGTCCAGGCAGTGGAAGCGGTCAAAAAAACTATGAGCGGGGTCGATGAGCTGCTGCTCCTGACCGGCGGTTGCAGCAGTCCGGCAAGCTGGGCGGTGGCGGCCTATGCCCAGCAGCAACAAATCCCGTTTCTCATCACCACCGCGGCCAACCCTAAAATCACCCGCCAGCACTGGGACTACATTTTCCGCCTTGCCCCCCTGGAAGAGGAAAAACTGCTGCCCATAGCCCGTTATATCAAGCAGATTGAGGGGTACCAGACTGCCGCAATCATCTATGAAAACAGCATCTGCAGAACTGAAACCGCTAAAAAATTGAAATATCTGTGTGCTGACCTTGGTCTTGACCTGGCAATCTGGAGCAGCTACCGGCCAGGACGCATCAATACCCGTTACCTTGGCGAGCAGCTGGCAGAAAAAGAACCGGAAATCCTTTTTCTGGTCGGCAATGGAACGGATGCGACCCCCCTGCTGGAATATCTCCATAAGCAGGGAAATGTTCCACTGCATATTGTTGGCTGTACCGGCGCCTTCAGCCAGCAGTCCCTATGGGACAATGCCGGCGAACTGGCTAATGGAGTCCAGGCTGTCGCTCCGTGGGGGGATTTTCTGCCCTATGAGGGCATTGAACGTTTTGTTAACGACTACCGGCTTGCCTTTGCCGAGGCTCCCGACTATCATGCCGCGGCAGCCCAGGCCAGCATTGACGTTATCCGGGAAACCCTTTCCCACGCCCTCCTCTTCACCCGTGAGGAGATCAGAGATCTCCTGGCCGACACCGACATGATGACCGTCTTCGGTCCCATTTCATTTATCACCGATGGCCAGCACACCAACCAGAATCGCCTCACCGGCCACCTGCTCCAATGGCAGAACGGCATCCTGGAGCTAGTCCCGCCGCCAGAGGATTGATGCCGATACTGGGCACATCATTTTTGCCCGGTTGAACAATCTGGAGCGTTATAACGTTTTCAGAGCCAGGTCCCCGCTCATTCTCGCCGGCCAGCCTTGGCCGGCTCCGAGGTGTCCGCCAGGAATCACCATCCAGGTGATTCGTCCGAGGGCCACAACCGCTCAGAATCTGACCCTGAAACCTTGTTAGCCCAACAATCGCTCAAAGGAGATGTTTTGGCAATCTATCTCACTGTTTGGTAAGGGCACGATAGATCCGCGGCAGCCTGTCCGGCAAATCCCGCACCTCAGCAATGACCGTATGGTGAACATCGCCGTACAGTCGGTCGAAGTGAGGAGAATTAACCGCGTTGACCGTCACTGCATGGACATGGACAAAGTGTGAGCGACTTTCCCGGATAGCCGCCCGGCAATCCTCAATGGCGTACTCCTGGCTGTAATCCTGATCGTTGGGCAGGCCATCACTCAAGACAATCAGAAGTTTTACCTTGGCCGGATAACCGGCCAGTTTGGAGGTTGCATGGCGGATGGCCGGCCCCATGCGGGTGTTTTTTTCCGGCCGCAAAGCTCCGATTCTGCTCTTCACCTCATCGTTCAACGGCTCAGCAAAGTCTTTCAGTTGAAAAAACTCCGCCGCCAGACGACCCGAACCGGAAAAGCCGGCAATGGCAAAACAATCCCCCACCCGCTCAAGCGCCTCACAGAAAAGAACAATCGCCTCTTTTTCAACCTCAAGAATGGTTTTTCTGGAATCGGCAAGCTTATTCTTGGTTGAGCTGCTCACGTCAATCAGCAGGAAGACAGTCACATCCCGTTCCACCTTTAGCCGCTTGCAATACAACCGTTCTTCGGGAGTCCGGCGAAGCCGCCGGTCGATGGCATAGTCCAGCAGGGCATCATAATCAAAGGAATCGCCTTCCGGCCAATGACGCAGCATCTGCAGACCTTCAGGACGCAGCATTTCAAAATTGCGCCGGATACGCCGCACCAGTCCGTGGTGATGCTGCAATACCTCCGGATAAAAAGAGGCATCTATCCCAACCCGCTGGTGCTGCAGCAGTTTGACATGATCCCGGAGATAATCATGGAGATGGCAGCTCCATTCGTCATACCAGAAGGTCGGCACCTGCTCATCAAGCCCGACTGCAGCCACCGATTGTTCCGGCGGAAAAAAACTACTCAAATCAAGTTCAGCCAACAAATCCTTCAGGGTTTTGCTTCCCGATACGCTTGCTTTGCCGCTGGCAAGCAACAGATTTTTCAGCACATCCGGGGTCAGCACAGCATCCTGTTCAAGGAGCAGTTGTTTCAGATCGCCTTTAAAACTTTCGATGCCGGCTTCCGCCAGCAGACCATGGAGCTCCCGGGCCCTCTCATCCTGAGGCTGAAAAGCCCGGGCCATGAGGTCAAAACGTAGACGGCGGCCATAAGGATAGGCGGGGCGACAATATGCTTTTTCCAGTTCAATTCCGACGCCGGCAGCAGCGACAACAGGATAACTTTCGGCCACCACCGCGGCTGCTGCCTCCACCGGAGAACTGCTGGTGATAGTCTCCTCAAAAATCCGCCGCACGGCAGCAATCGCCCGCAGCCAGGGATCATCACCATCGCACCCACCCAGCCCGAGAACCAGGCAACGGTATAAATCCAACCAGAAGGAGCCGCCGGGCACCGCTCGCCAGTTTAAACCCACCGCCAGCCAGTGGTCGGCTTGTTTGGCAAAACCCGGGTAATGGCGCCGCAGGAAGCAGATCAGGCGGCCCTGTTCAACAAGCTGCAGCAGTTCTTCGGCCAGCAAAGGCCGGGGGAAACAACGGAAAAAACGGCTAAAGTCATCACTATTTTCCCCCAAGCCGGGAGCAGCAGGATCCTTTTTAGCCTCCCGACCGCCAGCCACCAACTCCGGTCCGTACATAAGCCCAAAACGCTGCAGGTCAAAGGTGAAGGTGCCGGCTTCCCAACAGGCCAGTTCCAGACCGGCAAGGATACGGTAGAGCAGCTGGTTTTCACCTACTGTTGCACCCGTTGCCATCTCGGCAGGCAGATAGATGAAACGGCCATCGGTACAGGGACCCGGCTGTGGCGCGCCGGGTGACTTAGGCAGATGCGCCAGAGAACGGACCGCCACCGCCTGGCCGCTGCGGGCAAAAAGATAGCGGTTCAGCGCCGAGGTTAGCGATGCAAGGGAAACCATGGTCTGCAACTGGCGGCAGGCATCAATGCCCATGCGGGACTCAAGGGCGAGAAAACGCCGGCGTTTGCCATGATCGCCAGCGGCTAACGCCCGAGCGACAAAGGTCTGTAAATCTTTCCTGCCCAGGTGGGCAGCCCCCTTTTCCAGACCCTGGAAAAAGGCATGGGCCAGGGAATAATCCTCCTCCACCACCCGCATAAGCGGCGTAACCTGCCAGTCACGCTTCTCCGGCTGACAGAATAGCATCCCCCGGGAGAGCAGGGGGGCATAGCGAATCAATTCTCGCTCACTGATCTGCTGGCGGCAGGCGGCCAGAATCATCTGCAAAAAAAGTTCAGCAGCATATTCAGCCTCGGCCTCCAGCAGCGCTAGCAGGGCATTCATCACCTGCCCCAGAGGATACGGGCCCCAGGGGCCGATGGTCATCACCACCGAACGGGCCAACTCCAGCAGACGGATATTGCCGGTCTGGATAATCGCAATAAATTTTTCCGCCACCGAACGGGCAATGACCGGCGTAATCCCGGTGCCGGCTTCCACTGCGCTGACATACTGCTCCTGCCAGTTGTGGGAAACAATCCCCGCCAGCTTCAGCATGCCGGTGGCCACCGCCTTGCCCAGTTCAGGATAGTCAGCCAGCCAATTCAACGTATGCTCCACCAGGAGCTGCACTTCAGCCAGCGTGGGAGGCGATGTTTTTTCACAAAGCTCCCGGTAAATTCGGTCGGCAAGCTCGGGCTCGACCAAAAAAAGGGGCTCAAGGATGGTCAGGTAATCGAAAGAATCCAAAGGGGTGTCAACATGATCTGGCATGATACTCAGTATGACCTGGGAGGTTGACAATAGCTGGGAAGAAGGAGCACATGCCTTCCTGATGAGTGCACAGTGCTGCTTCCGGAAAATCTGATGGGTACCGGGGAGATCGGCAGAACGGATTGGCGACTAGCCGAACATGTCGCTGATGATTTCCTCGAGGGTTTCCAATAATCCCGGATCATCAGTCAGCGGCTGGATAATGGCGGCCCGACAGGCTTCCAGCGGCCCAATGCCCTGGCGAATCAGCTGGGCGGCATAGATCAACAGCCGGGTGCTGGCCCCTTCGGCCAACCCCTGCTCCCTGATGTGACGGATGCGGCCCGCCAGTTCCACCAGCAGTGTGGCCATATCCTGTTCAATGCCGCTTTCCCGGCTGACAATAGCACTTTCTTCACTGACGGCGGGATAGTCAAATTCCAGGGCAACAAAGCGTTGACGGGTACTCTGCTTAAGATCCTTGAGCACTGACTGGTAGCCGGGATTATAAGAGATCACCAGCAAAAAATCAGGATGAGCTTTGAGGATTTCGCCACGCTTGTCAATGGGCAGCAGTCGACGGTCATCAGCCAGCGGGTGAATAACCACCGTCGTATCCTTGCGGGCTTCCACCACCTCATCGAGATAGCAGATTCCCCCATGGCGGACCGCCAGCGTTAAAGGGCCGTCCATCCACACGGTTTCATCACCGGTGAGGAGATAACGGCCAACCAGATCAGCGGCAAAGAGATCTTCATGGCAGGAGATGGTGATCAGCGGCCGTTTGAGGACATAGGCCATATGCTCCACAAAACGGGTCTTGCCGCAGCCAGTGGGCCCTTTCAGCATCACCGGCAACCGCTCCCTGCAGGCAGCCATGAACAACGCCACCTCGTTGCCCAAAGGCAAATAGTAGGGTTCAGATGATATGCGGTATTCCTGCATGCTGTTCGGCATAGCTTACCTGATTTTCTCCCGGTACCGGTTCAGGGACGTGCCAGTCTTTCAATGATAAACTGTTTCTCCGCAGAAACTGCAAAGACAATCCGTTCTTCCCCGGCTTCGACAATCATCCCGGGAAGCTGCCGGAGGCAGCCGCAGCTGCAATCATAGAAGCGAAGCTGGTGGGTCTGTTCAGAGGTCGGATCTTCAAGGGGAAAAATCATCAAATCTTTAGCCCGCGACTGGGATGATGCCCCGTCAACAACCATCGTAATCGTGCAAAAACCCCGGGGGACATAATTAATCTGCTCCACCAGTTCTCCCTTTCGATGGACAACCAACAGTCATGATGATTTTTTGACCTACCATAGGAACAGCGATTTGACAAGAACTTATGGCTGGGATATGGTGAGGTTCATGGAACATGAACAGAACATTGTCAGCTGTATTTTCTGTCAGCCGGAAACCTTCAGCAACAGGAGGAAAAGCAGGCATTTTTACCTCATCGCCGACCGCTTTCCGGTTACCACAGGACACCACCTGATCATCCCCTTCCGCCATATTCCCGATCCCCTTGAACTGACCGCTGAGGAAATGACTGAGGCATGGGAGCTGATCAAAGAGACGGCGGCCACCCTGCAGCAGAACGACCCTTCTATCACAGGATTCAACATCGGCATGAATTGCGGCCAGTCCGCCGGTCAGACCATTTTTCACACCCACATTCACTTGATTCCCCGCCGCCAAGACGATGTGGCCAACCCCCGGGGCGGTGTCCGGGGCGTCATCCCGACAAGGCAGAACTACTGACTATCCCCCCCTGACCGCAGCGCTACCGCCACTTGCATGCCGCTGGCGCCGTTTCAGCATAACCTTCTGAACAATAAAAGAAAGCCCATCATCAAACAAGTATTCAGATATCACAGGCAACATCACCTTCGGCAGGTTCAGGCGACCGCAACATCAGAGCCAAACTGCCAAGGATAGCCACATATGATATGAGAATGACATGGGAGGCCATGGTCAATGGCAATCCTTGTGCGGGGGCAATCCCCAGCATACTGAGTGCTGCCAGCCAACCGGCTTCATGGTTGCCGGCATTTGCCAACCCCTGGAGGGGAAACAACTGCAGGGGAAGCTGGATGGCCGCCAGAAACCAAACATCCATAAATGCCAGGGGAATGGACAGGGACTGAATCACAGAAAAAATAGTACAGCCGGTCCAAAACCAGATTAAGAGGCTGACCAGTACCTCCCTGGTGACAAAATAGCTGACCTTCATGCCTGCTAAACGATTGTTAAGCGTCCTCTGCAACCTATTATTACCGGCATGCAGGAGAAAAAGAATTCCATAAGGCAACAGAAGCAGACCTATCCCGCTGAAAAAAAAGAGATATCTTACATAGGCTTGCAATTGGGGGGCGGATAAAAGTGACGCTGCAGAAAGCAACAACCCTAAAGAAAAAAAATCAAGCAGTCTGGCTCGGAGCAAAATACCACTGCCCAGAAGAAGAGGCAGCTGCGCATTACAACGCAGGAGCAAGGGCAACGAGAGATCTCCACTTCGTAAAGGCAGAAAATAGGAATAAAAACCGTGCAAACAGGATGATTTGATCGCCGCCGGGTAAAAAGGAACCTGATCTCCGGAAAGCATCCGAAGGCGATAGGCACGGGTCGCATAATTGAAAAAATAACAACCTAAACCAGCACCAATCCACGGAAGTTCCGCCTGACCCATGACCCGTAGCAGGGCTTTACGATTATAGAAAGCTACCATCACAATGAGCACAAGAAGAGCCACCGACAGAGTAAAGGAAAATTTTTTCGATTGAAAAAATTTCATGCTAATCTGGGGAAGATACCGAGGAGTAATCGCGGCCACTGTAAGGCTCTTTTTCCTTGACAACCCGGCATGGGTTGCCAGCAGCAATGGCGTTTGAGGGGATATCAGCGGTTACAATCGAACCGGCCCCTATAACCACATTATCACCGATAGTAACACCTGGCATAATTACCGCATTCATACCGATCCACACATTACTACCGATTCTGACGGGAGGCCCCTGCACATGCCGGTCATAATCATTGAGATCATGTCCAGAACTGATTATGCCCACCCCTGGGCCAACTCGGACATTGTGACCAAAAACAATACCGTTTCTGGCTTGGATATAACAGGATGAGTTCATTCCCGGAGCACAACGGTTGCCAATCCTGATGTTTTTCCAGTAAAGTATTCTTGATGAGAAATGAACCGGCCAGGGAACCCGGCCATTGATTCTAAGTAACTTTTGGGGCAGGAAAAAATAGAGCTGGTGCATTATGGGAATACCCTTGGCCTTCGGGTAAAACCATGCAAGCCAGATAAAGAAAGCCGATATCCTGTCAAAAAAGGGAAGCATTTTCATGGCAAGGTTGCGTTTGCCTTTGTTTCAAGTTCTGTGGCTGAGATCTTCAGCGTAATCTTAAAAAAATCAGTAATGAATTGCGATAACACATCGTCGCTGAACAGCTGACTCATGGTCACCCTCTGGTAATGCGGATTTTTAGCATATTTTCTCAAAAAATAATCATTTTTCAGCCGATGAATAACTCGGTATTTATCAATAATGGCTTTACTTGTTAGATTTTCCAACGGCCATAACAATGGCTGCCAAAAAGGAATCATGTTATGGGCAATAAAACTCTTTTTTCTGGTTCTGGTCAACCGGTAGAGAGACCGGGCAAAGTCATCCTCATCCCTGACAATATGAATAATCGCAGTTCTCGATGACCGTACCAATGCTTCCGGGATAATCATGGAGGTCAGGGGGTCGGTACTAATAATATGGTTGCCAGGCCGACTATTCTTTTCTATTATAAATCGGTATAATGGTTCGCTAAAACAGGCCAAAAGGGGAAGATGGTACTGAATGTTACCAAGAACATTCGCCAGTCGTGCATAGGTTGTCTGATGCATGACGGAATATTCAGACGGCAACACCTGACGCAGGATTTCTGCTATTCTTTTGGTGCCACACCTGCCGGTGGAAACAAAAAACATATAGCGGGGTTTACTATTTTCCATCATAAGGAGTAAACATGTTAGATTTCTCCGACAGCTATCCTGACTTTACCCTGCCCATGTACGAGCAGCTTTGCCAAACTGTTCTCGATCATCATTTTGTTATCAAAACAATCCATGAGGCAGTCAACAAAACGCAAAGGAACTCGCCGGCGCTTATTTTCCGCCATGACGTAGACCGCCAACCGCACACTGCCTTGAACATGGCCAAGCTTGAACATCGTCTGGGCATCAAAGCGAGCTACTATTTTCGCTTTGTTCAAGGGGTCTATATCCCTGAAATCATCAAGGAAATTCATGCCATGGGGCATGAAATCGGCTATCATTATGAAACCCTGTCGAAATGCAACGGCGATTATGACCGGGCCATTCTCCTCTTTCAAAAAGAATTGGCTGAATTTCGTTCCCTATGCCCGGTTACCACTATCAGCATGCATGGCCGGCCCCTCTCACCCTATGACAACCGCACCCTCTGGCAGAGATATGATTTCAAAACGTTCGGCATTGCAGGTGAATGCTATCTGTCCCTTGACTACCAGGCAATAACCTACCTCTCTGATACTGGCCGCACATGGAATCCCCATCGATACAATGTCAGGGACCGGGTGGATCAGGCCCCTCTGCCACCACTTGAAAGCACCAGCGACCTCATTTCATACCTGTCAGGTGAGCACCATAGGGATATCTGTATACTCACCCATCCCAATCGCTGGACCACAACAAAAAGTGAATGGCTGTTTTCAGCCTGCAGCGATTTCCTCATCAATCAGGGCAAACGAATTATCATCTCTCTGCGCCGCCGCTGATATCATCTGTCATTTCAATTCCTTGCCGTTCTCCATATCAAACCACATGGCAAAAAGGATAAACTGGCTGGCCGCAATAAAAGCAAACATAGTTGCCAAAGTAGCAGTCGGTGGGAAAAAACCAAGGGTCATTTTCTGGTAGAAAATTTTACCGGCAAGCACCAGAAAGGCAAGCCCAAAAGCAAAACCCAAAAGATAGAAGAAGATCAAGGGATGAAAATCCCTGATGACATATTTTT
This genomic stretch from Candidatus Anaeroferrophillus wilburensis harbors:
- a CDS encoding histidinol phosphate phosphatase domain-containing protein, coding for MIDLHTHTLFSDGVLLPAELARRAQVLGYRALAFTDHVDSSNLDWVVPKIVAVCADLQPEMSITLIPGVEITHVPPALISRLVDQARDLGARIVVVHGETITEPVCPGTNKAAVESGIDILAHPGLISRSVAELAASRGVCLEITTRKGHSIANGHVARLAREVGAPLVLDNDAHAPGDLVSLEFASQVALGAGLSEAEWQEMRSMAQKLVDRAVSAAD
- a CDS encoding VanZ family protein; this encodes MSFRNGAGSLVCFYLLPLVGYGALIYYFSAQSDLDLGVSFSHFDKLLHLLEYAVLGVLGYRFWRRLLPARSPAFLLLLAFLLALVYGISDEFHQSLVPGRDSSPMDILADGAGGYLGARIYMVICQRREG
- the miaB gene encoding tRNA (N6-isopentenyl adenosine(37)-C2)-methylthiotransferase MiaB; this encodes MVTMNLFVETYGCQMNVSDSLKIGSLFIEQGYEITGDYRQADLIVINTCSVREKPEQKLFSALGRYLPLKRKNPQLVVAVGGCVAQQWGPRLREKCPELDIVFGTHAIDRLPLMVQRVRNGDLSAVDTDFREAISSLDIIPRYAAGTVAAFVTIMQGCNNFCSYCIVPHVRGREYSRSSAAIIEEVHQLADQGIREVVLLGQNVNSYGLQSPGECSFAELLARVNGIAGIDRIRFTTSHPKDLSVELIEAYGSLDHLCPQLHLPLQAGSDRILQRMGRGYTVADYLAKVDHLRRVCTTISLSSDMIIGFPGETDSDFQQTLEMTRLVRYDTVFSFKYSPRPGTRAANFNEQVPEEVKKERLRQFQQLQDEITAENLEAMVGSTREILVVGPAKRGERQWVGRTGGSQIVNFFAPRDHTGSLLTVRITAALRHSLRGEVF
- the surE gene encoding 5'/3'-nucleotidase SurE, coding for MVKTGRKRRILVANDDGISAFGIKVLADTLADVGTVTVVAPDREQSACSHSLTLRNPLRVEQVAAGWYAVDGTPTDCINLAINAIMKDTPPDLVVSGINKGGNLGDDITYSGTVAAAFEGTLLGIPSLAVSLVVGREHHFETAGRVALEVAERIFHHGMPADTLFNVNVPDRRWEDLAGYRVTKQGKRIYSDAVMENVDPRGQKYYWIGGDVLGGQDIENSDFQVIQQGCVSLTPLHLDLTNYRVIEALKRWEWSR
- a CDS encoding ABC transporter substrate-binding protein, translated to MHRCPQPIILFFFLLSLTIVAAVPLKAQETISIGVVLPLTGYQEAAGARERQAFEFAEEQVNLAGGIQGRLLHLIFIDSTGSPVQAVEAVKKTMSGVDELLLLTGGCSSPASWAVAAYAQQQQIPFLITTAANPKITRQHWDYIFRLAPLEEEKLLPIARYIKQIEGYQTAAIIYENSICRTETAKKLKYLCADLGLDLAIWSSYRPGRINTRYLGEQLAEKEPEILFLVGNGTDATPLLEYLHKQGNVPLHIVGCTGAFSQQSLWDNAGELANGVQAVAPWGDFLPYEGIERFVNDYRLAFAEAPDYHAAAAQASIDVIRETLSHALLFTREEIRDLLADTDMMTVFGPISFITDGQHTNQNRLTGHLLQWQNGILELVPPPED
- a CDS encoding VWA domain-containing protein, producing MPDHVDTPLDSFDYLTILEPLFLVEPELADRIYRELCEKTSPPTLAEVQLLVEHTLNWLADYPELGKAVATGMLKLAGIVSHNWQEQYVSAVEAGTGITPVIARSVAEKFIAIIQTGNIRLLELARSVVMTIGPWGPYPLGQVMNALLALLEAEAEYAAELFLQMILAACRQQISERELIRYAPLLSRGMLFCQPEKRDWQVTPLMRVVEEDYSLAHAFFQGLEKGAAHLGRKDLQTFVARALAAGDHGKRRRFLALESRMGIDACRQLQTMVSLASLTSALNRYLFARSGQAVAVRSLAHLPKSPGAPQPGPCTDGRFIYLPAEMATGATVGENQLLYRILAGLELACWEAGTFTFDLQRFGLMYGPELVAGGREAKKDPAAPGLGENSDDFSRFFRCFPRPLLAEELLQLVEQGRLICFLRRHYPGFAKQADHWLAVGLNWRAVPGGSFWLDLYRCLVLGLGGCDGDDPWLRAIAAVRRIFEETITSSSPVEAAAAVVAESYPVVAAAGVGIELEKAYCRPAYPYGRRLRFDLMARAFQPQDERARELHGLLAEAGIESFKGDLKQLLLEQDAVLTPDVLKNLLLASGKASVSGSKTLKDLLAELDLSSFFPPEQSVAAVGLDEQVPTFWYDEWSCHLHDYLRDHVKLLQHQRVGIDASFYPEVLQHHHGLVRRIRRNFEMLRPEGLQMLRHWPEGDSFDYDALLDYAIDRRLRRTPEERLYCKRLKVERDVTVFLLIDVSSSTKNKLADSRKTILEVEKEAIVLFCEALERVGDCFAIAGFSGSGRLAAEFFQLKDFAEPLNDEVKSRIGALRPEKNTRMGPAIRHATSKLAGYPAKVKLLIVLSDGLPNDQDYSQEYAIEDCRAAIRESRSHFVHVHAVTVNAVNSPHFDRLYGDVHHTVIAEVRDLPDRLPRIYRALTKQ
- a CDS encoding CbbQ/NirQ/NorQ/GpvN family protein, which produces MPNSMQEYRISSEPYYLPLGNEVALFMAACRERLPVMLKGPTGCGKTRFVEHMAYVLKRPLITISCHEDLFAADLVGRYLLTGDETVWMDGPLTLAVRHGGICYLDEVVEARKDTTVVIHPLADDRRLLPIDKRGEILKAHPDFLLVISYNPGYQSVLKDLKQSTRQRFVALEFDYPAVSEESAIVSRESGIEQDMATLLVELAGRIRHIREQGLAEGASTRLLIYAAQLIRQGIGPLEACRAAIIQPLTDDPGLLETLEEIISDMFG
- a CDS encoding HIT domain-containing protein yields the protein MEHEQNIVSCIFCQPETFSNRRKSRHFYLIADRFPVTTGHHLIIPFRHIPDPLELTAEEMTEAWELIKETAATLQQNDPSITGFNIGMNCGQSAGQTIFHTHIHLIPRRQDDVANPRGGVRGVIPTRQNY
- a CDS encoding flippase-like domain-containing protein, with amino-acid sequence MVAFYNRKALLRVMGQAELPWIGAGLGCYFFNYATRAYRLRMLSGDQVPFYPAAIKSSCLHGFYSYFLPLRSGDLSLPLLLRCNAQLPLLLGSGILLRARLLDFFSLGLLLSAASLLSAPQLQAYVRYLFFFSGIGLLLLPYGILFLLHAGNNRLQRTLNNRLAGMKVSYFVTREVLVSLLIWFWTGCTIFSVIQSLSIPLAFMDVWFLAAIQLPLQLFPLQGLANAGNHEAGWLAALSMLGIAPAQGLPLTMASHVILISYVAILGSLALMLRSPEPAEGDVACDI